The nucleotide sequence GACGGATCTGGAATGGAGATTCCCCACTCAAGTTAAGTGTCGATGCCTGACGGCCGGTTGCCAGCACCTTGCCAGTTGCATCCACAATATGCACTGAAGTTGGCGTACTGAATTCAAGTTTTAACTGGTCACCAGAAACTGCAACCGTTGAATCCATATTAATGACTTCAACTTCAGATTCCTGCGCTGCCGGTTCTACCGCATCATCACTGCTGCTTGACCAGTTCTGAATCATGGCAACCAGCAAGCCCAATACCACCAAGACAGCAAGCGTAATCAGGCCACGTTTTAGCCATTTACGGTTACGGTCACGGTTAGAACCTGGCAGTTTGCCCATGATCTTGATGGGAGAATTATTCAGACCATTGATCGGCGGTACACCGGTTTCGCTGGCATAAATATCATCAAAACGCTGGATAATATTGGTCGCATCTACACCTAAATATTTGGCATAGAGACGGTAATACCCTTTGATAAAAGTGGCCTGAGGCAAAGACTTATAGTCATCCTGCTCCAGCGCAGTCAGGGTTTTCAGCGGAATATTCAGCTCTTGTTCGACATCTGCCAGTTCAAGCTTTTTATTGAGACGAACCTGGCGCAAGTACTCACCTGGACGTTGAACATTTCCTAACGCGTTTGGCGCTACGCTCGAATTATTCGATGGTGAATTAGGATTTACTTCCATACGGCCTCAGTACTGTACTGTAATTGCAAATAACGTTGGTATTCCTGGCTTTCAGGGAAAAGTGCACGCAGCTGATTCACCAGTACCTGCATTCCGAGTTGATCGCCACTGGCACGCGCTGTGCGAATGCCTATCCAGAGTGCACGAGCACCCTGATTCTTCTGCCCTACCGCATGCACAAACTGTTCATACATTTTGCTCGCTGCAGGGAACTGCTGGTTCAGATAAAAAATCTCTGCCAACTCTAACATTGAAATATAAGAATCGCGATTGGCTTGTAGTGCCTGTTTGAATGATTTTTCAGCATTTACCAGATCCCCTTTTTTCAGGTAAATCCGCCCCAGATTTTCCAGGGCACGGTAACGCTGGTCATAGCCCAGGGTGGCACCGGCAATTTCAAACTGTTCAATCGCGTCATTATAACGTTCAAGTTGATATAAATAGGTGCCGTAATTGTTACGCGCCTGTGCATTTTTCGGCTCAGCAGAAATCGCTTTTTTAAAATAACTTTCCGCTTTTTCCAGATTGGCTTTACTGCCTTCCTGTTGTAGCAGCACGCCCATCATCATATTGGCCTGGGCATCACGTGAATTGATTTTCAGTGCTTCGTCCAGGGCGCGCTTGGCTGAATCCAGATCACCTGTTTTCAGGTATTCAACCGCCAATTGAGTACGTACCTTAATTGCCTTTTCCGGGTCCTTTTTCCCCGCGTCTACTGTCTGACAGGCAGTTAATGCAAGTGAAAAACATATTGTTGAAATTAAAGCAATTTTAGATGTCATCTTTCTCAATTGGCGACCTCTTTTTATCCTTGTGAGCGCATGATCTCATTGGATTGCGCTATTTTCTTTTTCCATTGTTCAGCACGACGAGTACGGTCTGCAACCTGCCCGACTA is from Acinetobacter sp. ANC 7912 and encodes:
- a CDS encoding RodZ domain-containing protein, with the protein product MEVNPNSPSNNSSVAPNALGNVQRPGEYLRQVRLNKKLELADVEQELNIPLKTLTALEQDDYKSLPQATFIKGYYRLYAKYLGVDATNIIQRFDDIYASETGVPPINGLNNSPIKIMGKLPGSNRDRNRKWLKRGLITLAVLVVLGLLVAMIQNWSSSSDDAVEPAAQESEVEVINMDSTVAVSGDQLKLEFSTPTSVHIVDATGKVLATGRQASTLNLSGESPFQIRLDDATAVTLTLNNENIALSPYTVNGKADFRLSR
- the pilW gene encoding type IV pilus biogenesis/stability protein PilW, whose product is MTSKIALISTICFSLALTACQTVDAGKKDPEKAIKVRTQLAVEYLKTGDLDSAKRALDEALKINSRDAQANMMMGVLLQQEGSKANLEKAESYFKKAISAEPKNAQARNNYGTYLYQLERYNDAIEQFEIAGATLGYDQRYRALENLGRIYLKKGDLVNAEKSFKQALQANRDSYISMLELAEIFYLNQQFPAASKMYEQFVHAVGQKNQGARALWIGIRTARASGDQLGMQVLVNQLRALFPESQEYQRYLQLQYSTEAVWK